CTGCTACTGTAATGACATACAAAGGTACTGATAGTAGCGGTAGAAATATATGGGTCTGGACTTCTACTTCGGTTCCTAGTGGTAGAAATATTGAATTTAAGTTCAGAAGGAATGGTGTAGATTGGACACCAGGTGATAATTACAAAGTTGTAGGAGGTCAATCAGTAGATATAACTTATGACTGGGGTCTAACATCTAGTCAAGGTGCTCCTAATATGAATGATACAACACCACCGACTGTTAGTGTATCATATCCAGCAAGCAATCAGATGATAATGAACCAAACCAACATAACAATCTACGGTAGTGCCTCGGATGATAAAAGTGGCGTAAAAGAAGTGTTTATATCTATAAATGGATCTCCTTTCGTCTTGGCTTCAGGAACAACAACTTGGAGCTATACAACTAATCTTTCAATAAATACGACTAACCTGTTAAGGGTATTCGCAAGAGATGTTTCAAACAATGCAAGTTCTACTAATGCTATACCATTTACAATTACAAATATGCCATCCACCGGAATAACAGTCAAGTATTTTAACAACAGTTGGAGTAGTGTGAATATCCATCACAATATCAGTGGTAATTGGACTGCTCTTCCAGGTGAATCAATGGCTAGTGAAGGAAATGGTTGGTGGAGTAAGACAATAAACGGAACTTCTGAAACTTTTGATTTCGTATTTAATAATGGCTCTCAGTGGGACAACAACATGAATAGAGACTACATCTCGAAAATATCGTATGGTAATCTGATACATGTAAGCAACGGAATAGTTAATGTTGGAGGATTGTATACAGGAACTGCTCCTGTTAGTGTTAAAGTTAGATATTATAGACCTGATTGGACTACAGTCAAGATACACTACAATAATGGTAGTACTTGGACTACTGCTCCAGGTGAGGATATGGTAAATGAGGGAGGTGGTTGGTGGAGTAAGACCATAAATGTCGTTGGTAATAACTACGCTGTAGTCTTTAATAATGGAAGTGGAACTTGGGATAACAACGGAGGACAGGACTACAAAGCAAATATTGCATTCACAAACGTAATAATAAGAGGAATTAAATAGAGAACATAAGGGGGTATCCCCTCTTAAGGTTTTAGATTTCATTTCAAGGTAAATGTAGAATTGTATGATGTTTATTGAAAAATAAATTAGGTTTTGTTATACTTCCATTCGGCAGGATGGTATTATGAAATCTAATTTTGGTGTATTTTGTTTATTTCTAT
The window above is part of the Brevinematales bacterium genome. Proteins encoded here:
- a CDS encoding carbohydrate-binding protein; its protein translation is PITFEAPVTGPYQIEFNDATLAYTIKYVGSVPITTIVLRSFVGGANFVGVCGSYSPPTSANDNNNIVPGMTWWGSGPATVMTYKGTDSSGRNIWVWTSTSVPSGRNIEFKFRRNGVDWTPGDNYKVVGGQSVDITYDWGLTSSQGAPNMNDTTPPTVSVSYPASNQMIMNQTNITIYGSASDDKSGVKEVFISINGSPFVLASGTTTWSYTTNLSINTTNLLRVFARDVSNNASSTNAIPFTITNMPSTGITVKYFNNSWSSVNIHHNISGNWTALPGESMASEGNGWWSKTINGTSETFDFVFNNGSQWDNNMNRDYISKISYGNLIHVSNGIVNVGGLYTGTAPVSVKVRYYRPDWTTVKIHYNNGSTWTTAPGEDMVNEGGGWWSKTINVVGNNYAVVFNNGSGTWDNNGGQDYKANIAFTNVIIRGIK